From the Psychrilyobacter piezotolerans genome, one window contains:
- a CDS encoding sensor histidine kinase has product MKLKLTHKVFIFSLALVSLVIIGGIYINNNYLEDFYSNRRIAQIKEVRKLISEEVPTEEELDTYAQKYNITINMMGKINPRRIARYELDENNEGNMVIEHRGMQHLEYYKLLPTGQFITLRISMDSIRSTVGIVNEFYIYEGIAILIGSLFFVYIFSLHITRPIIALNSIIGRMVNMDFSYRANIKSGDELEELGDNINFLSSELEKNIGQLKLSNMKLKDEVEKRRRIDELRKEFIASVTHEIKTPVTVINTHAEMLLYDLIENKEEGKEYLRTIISEGNNISTLLSELIKLIKLEEKIVDIKLEKLDLFDLLREESSKYKIDLADKGVSLILNLEENLMVLGDEFKIRQVVNNLLSNGVSYVENNGELRVNLETEGDEARVEIINTGSSIPEDKLGNIWKAFYRVEKSRNRKYGGTGLGLTIVNGILERHGSKFGVENVSDGVKFWFTLEKVSKEV; this is encoded by the coding sequence ATGAAATTAAAATTGACTCATAAGGTATTTATCTTTTCCCTTGCCCTTGTATCCCTGGTTATAATCGGGGGGATATACATAAATAACAACTATTTGGAGGATTTTTATTCCAACAGAAGGATAGCTCAGATAAAGGAAGTACGTAAACTGATATCTGAGGAAGTTCCCACAGAGGAAGAGTTAGACACCTATGCACAAAAATATAATATTACAATAAATATGATGGGTAAAATAAATCCCAGGCGTATAGCGAGATATGAATTGGATGAAAATAATGAGGGGAACATGGTAATCGAACACAGGGGGATGCAGCATTTAGAATATTATAAACTCCTTCCAACGGGGCAGTTTATAACTCTGAGAATCTCCATGGATTCTATACGAAGTACAGTTGGAATAGTCAATGAATTTTATATCTATGAGGGAATAGCTATATTGATAGGATCACTTTTTTTTGTATATATATTTTCCCTCCATATCACAAGACCAATAATAGCTTTAAATTCTATTATCGGAAGGATGGTAAACATGGATTTTTCCTACCGGGCCAACATAAAAAGCGGGGACGAACTGGAAGAATTAGGGGATAATATAAATTTTCTTTCCTCGGAGCTGGAAAAAAATATAGGACAGTTAAAATTATCCAATATGAAGCTGAAAGATGAGGTAGAAAAAAGAAGGAGGATCGATGAACTCAGGAAGGAATTTATTGCCAGTGTAACCCACGAGATAAAAACCCCTGTAACGGTAATAAATACCCATGCCGAGATGCTCCTATATGACCTGATTGAAAATAAGGAGGAGGGGAAGGAGTATCTTAGGACTATTATCTCTGAGGGGAATAATATAAGCACCCTTTTGAGTGAACTGATAAAACTTATAAAATTAGAGGAAAAAATAGTGGATATAAAGCTGGAAAAATTAGACTTATTTGATCTGCTGAGGGAAGAGAGTTCTAAATATAAGATCGATCTGGCAGATAAGGGTGTAAGTTTAATCCTGAATTTAGAGGAAAATCTGATGGTTTTAGGAGACGAATTTAAAATAAGACAGGTTGTAAATAACCTTTTGAGTAATGGTGTATCCTATGTGGAGAATAACGGCGAACTCAGGGTAAACTTAGAAACTGAGGGAGATGAAGCCAGGGTAGAGATAATAAATACAGGATCTTCCATTCCGGAAGATAAGTTAGGAAATATTTGGAAAGCATTTTACAGGGTAGAGAAATCCAGAAATAGAAAGTATGGGGGGACAGGTCTCGGCCTCACCATAGTCAACGGGATCCTGGAAAGACACGGGTCAAAATTTGGTGTAGAGAATGTGAGTGATGGTGTGAAATTTTGGTTTACACTGGAAAAAGTATCAAAGGAGGTATAA
- a CDS encoding response regulator transcription factor gives MKILVVEDEENIRKVIKKILEINEFEVLEARDGAEAMDIFYSEKIDLIILDWMLPKVNGIEVLKMVRQESSLPILMLTAKSQEDDEVEGLEVGANDYLKKPFSLKILVTRVKKLLNLIGGKKKYGILEVDLNNHKVYIKGKDTNISPKEFELLNYLILNRGIALNREKILADVWDFAYDGDYRTVDTHIKTLRKKIGAEHITTVRGIGYKFEVDKR, from the coding sequence ATGAAAATACTGGTTGTAGAAGATGAGGAGAACATAAGAAAAGTAATAAAAAAAATATTGGAAATAAATGAATTTGAGGTGTTGGAAGCCCGTGACGGGGCAGAAGCTATGGATATATTCTATAGTGAGAAGATAGATTTAATTATACTGGACTGGATGCTGCCCAAGGTAAATGGTATAGAAGTGCTGAAGATGGTCAGACAGGAGTCCAGTCTGCCCATCCTGATGCTTACAGCAAAATCTCAGGAGGATGACGAGGTAGAGGGGCTGGAGGTAGGAGCCAACGATTACCTGAAGAAACCATTTAGTCTGAAAATATTGGTTACACGGGTGAAAAAACTTCTCAATTTAATAGGGGGGAAAAAAAAATACGGTATTTTAGAGGTTGACTTAAACAACCATAAAGTATATATCAAGGGGAAGGATACTAATATATCTCCAAAGGAGTTTGAACTATTGAATTATTTGATATTGAACAGGGGGATAGCTCTGAACAGGGAAAAAATATTAGCGGACGTATGGGACTTTGCCTACGATGGAGATTATAGAACTGTGGATACCCATATAAAAACCCTGAGGAAAAAAATCGGTGCTGAGCATATAACAACCGTAAGGGGGATAGGTTATAAGTTTGAGGTGGACAAGAGATGA
- a CDS encoding ComEA family DNA-binding protein — protein sequence MNQNIKLIIIIIVILTTGFVYNKIRPEKKSIKLKKEMIFGTIDKNKKLNINDAQLEDYLKAGISLGIAKKIFEYKKILGRVDSLEDLSRIDGIGEKSVEKLSKNIEAGDGGTLNKLKINSAPPETLKYYGFTKKEIKKIEIYIGKNGVIYSNIEMMEILGEERYRAYENILEYN from the coding sequence TTGAATCAGAATATAAAGTTGATTATCATAATCATAGTGATATTAACAACAGGTTTTGTCTATAATAAGATAAGACCTGAAAAAAAGAGTATAAAATTAAAAAAAGAGATGATCTTTGGCACCATAGATAAAAATAAAAAATTAAATATAAACGATGCCCAATTAGAAGATTATTTAAAAGCAGGAATAAGTCTTGGTATTGCCAAAAAAATATTTGAATATAAAAAAATACTGGGAAGGGTAGACAGCTTGGAAGACCTGTCCAGGATAGACGGGATAGGAGAAAAGAGTGTAGAAAAATTGTCTAAGAATATAGAGGCGGGAGACGGTGGGACTTTAAATAAATTGAAGATAAACTCAGCTCCTCCTGAGACATTAAAATATTATGGATTCACCAAAAAAGAAATAAAAAAAATAGAGATCTACATAGGAAAAAATGGTGTGATCTACTCCAACATCGAGATGATGGAGATATTGGGAGAGGAAAGATACAGGGCCTATGAAAATATATTGGAGTATAATTAA
- a CDS encoding coproporphyrinogen III oxidase: MENIKLNFEIKKNNLKEFIRVLIPELVDEEIIITEKRCDGFLELELEAAGKKIVFSYENNLDRLEDQRLVMSKVGLLKLMDKKYPWGGLIGVRPTKLVRRFLNLAYTYEEIEKLLNELYLVTPKKVKLLIDVVKKEMEFLNRDHINMYIGIPYCPTKCRYCSFASYEMKGKIGKYYNEFVETLLEEIALTGEFLKGTSNRIESLYIGGGTPSILTEVDMERVLKSIKDNINLTYLKEFTLEAGRVDTLTFKKLDIMKSYGVERISLNPQTFNLKTLEKLNRPLDRDKFDDMFDYAKKIGLIINMDLILGLPGETTEDILYTLEELKKYPAENLTTHVLALKKASVLFKDIHEPAPLDYEKIEEKLYEVTEGKKMKPYYMYRQKNSLEWGENMGFAVEGTESIFNIEMIEENQSTLGLGGGAITKSVVTESLTVDKIKRIVSPKEPIAYVRQMRERLPKKLELFK, from the coding sequence ATGGAAAATATTAAATTAAATTTTGAGATAAAAAAAAACAATCTAAAGGAATTTATCCGGGTTCTTATACCGGAGTTAGTGGATGAAGAAATAATTATTACGGAAAAAAGATGTGATGGATTCTTGGAATTGGAATTAGAGGCAGCAGGGAAGAAAATTGTGTTTTCATATGAAAATAATTTGGACAGACTGGAGGACCAGAGGTTGGTCATGTCCAAGGTGGGACTCCTGAAATTAATGGATAAAAAATATCCCTGGGGAGGACTAATAGGGGTAAGACCGACAAAATTAGTGAGAAGGTTTTTAAATCTCGCATACACCTATGAGGAGATAGAAAAATTACTAAATGAACTATATCTGGTGACTCCTAAGAAAGTAAAATTACTCATAGATGTGGTTAAAAAAGAGATGGAATTTCTCAACCGGGATCATATAAATATGTATATAGGAATACCCTACTGCCCGACAAAATGCAGATACTGTTCCTTTGCTTCCTATGAGATGAAGGGGAAGATCGGTAAATACTACAATGAATTTGTAGAAACTCTCCTGGAGGAGATTGCTCTTACAGGGGAATTTTTAAAGGGAACTTCCAACAGGATTGAATCTCTCTATATTGGAGGAGGAACACCCAGTATATTGACAGAGGTTGATATGGAAAGGGTCTTAAAATCAATAAAAGACAATATAAATTTAACCTATCTAAAAGAATTTACCCTGGAAGCCGGGAGGGTAGATACACTTACCTTTAAAAAATTAGACATAATGAAATCTTACGGAGTTGAGAGGATAAGTTTAAACCCTCAGACATTTAATCTGAAAACTTTAGAAAAATTGAATCGTCCATTGGACAGGGATAAATTTGATGATATGTTTGACTACGCTAAAAAAATAGGACTTATAATAAATATGGATCTGATCCTGGGACTTCCGGGAGAGACTACAGAGGATATATTATATACCCTGGAGGAGCTGAAAAAATATCCTGCTGAAAACCTGACGACCCATGTACTTGCCTTGAAAAAAGCTTCTGTTTTATTTAAAGATATTCATGAACCGGCACCTCTTGACTATGAAAAGATAGAAGAAAAATTATATGAGGTTACAGAAGGGAAAAAGATGAAACCCTATTATATGTACAGGCAGAAAAACAGCCTTGAATGGGGAGAAAATATGGGCTTTGCTGTAGAGGGGACAGAATCGATATTTAATATTGAGATGATAGAGGAAAACCAGTCCACCCTTGGATTAGGCGGGGGAGCCATCACTAAATCTGTGGTAACTGAAAGTCTCACTGTGGATAAGATAAAGAGGATAGTGAGCCCCAAGGAACCCATAGCCTATGTGAGACAGATGAGGGAGAGGCTGCCTAAAAAATTGGAATTATTTAAATAA
- a CDS encoding type IV pilus twitching motility protein PilT: protein MELRKVLEKANEVGGSDIHFVVGRPPMIRINGELLDTGDFDKMLPKNLEEMAKTILSEDQYIEFKEHHEYDFAFGVAGLGRYRANIHMQRGTVGITIRVLNTEIPTFEQLKLPGTLKQFTEYKNGLVLVTGPTGSGKSTTLAAMIDKINEEKAHHIITVEDPIEYMHSHKKSVVEQREIRSDTASFKTALKYILRQDPDVILVGEMRDLETIEAAITAAETGHLVFGTLHTNSAAKTIDRIIDVFPKERQGQIRSQLSTSLRGVIAQQLVPTKDGTGRRVALEILVGNPAVGNLIREGKIHQIPSVLQTGARFGMITMEKSLEALFDKGIISREEYKSRIL, encoded by the coding sequence ATGGAATTAAGAAAAGTTTTGGAGAAGGCTAATGAGGTAGGAGGATCGGATATTCATTTTGTAGTAGGCAGACCACCTATGATCAGAATAAACGGGGAACTGTTAGACACAGGTGATTTTGACAAGATGCTGCCTAAAAATTTGGAGGAGATGGCTAAAACAATCCTGTCGGAAGATCAATACATAGAGTTTAAGGAACATCATGAATATGATTTTGCCTTTGGAGTTGCAGGGCTGGGAAGATACAGGGCAAATATCCATATGCAGAGGGGAACAGTTGGAATAACCATCAGGGTATTGAATACTGAAATTCCTACCTTTGAACAGTTGAAATTACCGGGAACCTTGAAACAATTTACAGAGTATAAAAATGGGTTAGTGTTGGTGACGGGACCTACAGGGAGTGGTAAATCAACTACTCTGGCAGCTATGATAGACAAGATAAATGAGGAAAAAGCACATCATATAATAACTGTAGAGGATCCTATAGAATACATGCATAGCCATAAGAAGAGTGTGGTAGAACAGAGGGAGATCAGGTCGGATACCGCTTCATTTAAAACAGCATTAAAATATATCCTCAGACAGGACCCCGATGTAATCCTTGTAGGGGAGATGAGAGACTTGGAAACTATAGAGGCTGCAATCACAGCAGCTGAGACAGGTCATCTGGTTTTTGGAACTCTCCATACAAACAGTGCGGCCAAAACAATAGACAGAATAATAGATGTGTTTCCCAAAGAAAGACAGGGACAGATCAGGTCTCAGCTGTCTACTTCTCTGAGGGGGGTAATAGCTCAGCAGTTGGTTCCAACGAAAGATGGCACCGGCCGAAGAGTTGCTTTGGAGATATTAGTAGGAAATCCGGCTGTAGGAAACCTCATAAGGGAAGGGAAAATCCACCAGATACCATCTGTTTTACAGACAGGAGCCAGATTTGGGATGATAACCATGGAAAAATCTTTGGAAGCCCTATTCGATAAAGGAATCATAAGTAGAGAGGAATATAAAAGCAGAATATTATAG
- a CDS encoding GNAT family N-acetyltransferase, whose protein sequence is MIGIKLILPVKKLEKQFREMIFDYQEDNDLLYYSYMEAADNFDSYLRRVEELRMGITLPKGDVAATEYWLVDRREKEIRGIIKIRHESIPVHGNIGYDIPPRKRFLGYGTKILGLGLEKARELGIKEVRVSCTSDNEGSKKIIIKNNGVFMGLAEDNNELYEQYIIK, encoded by the coding sequence GTGATAGGAATAAAATTAATATTACCTGTAAAAAAACTTGAAAAACAATTTAGAGAGATGATATTTGATTACCAGGAAGATAATGACCTTCTGTATTATTCATATATGGAGGCCGCAGACAATTTTGACAGCTACTTAAGAAGGGTAGAAGAATTGAGGATGGGGATAACTCTGCCTAAAGGTGATGTTGCTGCTACTGAATACTGGCTTGTAGATAGGAGAGAAAAAGAAATTAGAGGGATCATAAAAATAAGACATGAGAGTATACCTGTTCATGGAAATATAGGCTATGATATACCTCCTAGAAAAAGATTTTTAGGATATGGGACGAAGATATTGGGGCTGGGACTGGAGAAGGCCAGAGAACTAGGGATAAAAGAAGTGAGAGTATCCTGTACCTCTGATAATGAGGGCTCGAAAAAAATAATTATAAAAAATAATGGTGTTTTTATGGGCCTGGCAGAGGATAATAATGAGCTGTATGAACAGTATATAATAAAATAG
- the rfaD gene encoding ADP-glyceromanno-heptose 6-epimerase, producing MILITGACGFIASALTWELNEGGRNDIILSGELEKEDKWLNIRDRDYYDWVHKNDLFEWLSVEENAEKITAVVHMGACSATTETDMDFLMENNYEYTKKLWEFCTQRDINYIYASSAATYGLGELGYDDDVSPEELKKLKPLNKYGYSKKFFDDWAFKQEGTPKQWVGIKFFNVYGPQEYHKDRMASMVFHAFNQYKKDGKVKLFKSHKAEYEDGGQLRDFVYIKDVVKVLKFFIESEDKSGIYNIGTGVARSFKDLALNAIRAGADDYSLEESKVIEYVPMPEDLRGRYQYYTCAEMKKLKSVGYTEEFHTLEEGVKDYVQNHLAKENPYL from the coding sequence ATGATATTGATTACAGGAGCATGTGGGTTTATTGCCAGTGCATTAACTTGGGAATTAAATGAAGGCGGAAGAAATGATATCATCTTATCTGGAGAATTAGAAAAAGAAGATAAGTGGTTAAATATAAGGGACAGAGACTACTATGACTGGGTACATAAAAATGATTTGTTTGAATGGTTGTCTGTGGAGGAAAATGCAGAAAAAATAACAGCAGTGGTGCATATGGGAGCATGTTCTGCAACTACTGAAACAGATATGGATTTCCTGATGGAAAATAACTACGAATACACTAAAAAATTGTGGGAATTCTGTACACAAAGGGATATAAACTACATCTATGCTTCATCTGCTGCCACTTATGGATTGGGAGAATTAGGATATGATGATGATGTAAGTCCGGAGGAGTTAAAAAAATTAAAACCACTGAATAAATATGGATACTCTAAAAAATTCTTTGATGACTGGGCATTTAAGCAGGAGGGAACTCCTAAACAATGGGTTGGAATAAAGTTTTTTAATGTATACGGACCTCAGGAATACCATAAAGACAGAATGGCATCCATGGTATTTCATGCTTTCAATCAATATAAGAAAGATGGGAAGGTAAAATTATTTAAATCTCATAAGGCTGAATATGAAGACGGAGGTCAGTTGAGGGACTTCGTTTATATAAAAGACGTAGTAAAGGTATTAAAGTTCTTTATAGAGAGCGAGGATAAATCAGGAATCTATAATATAGGAACCGGAGTTGCCAGAAGTTTTAAAGATCTTGCATTAAATGCAATAAGAGCAGGTGCAGATGACTATTCATTGGAAGAATCTAAAGTTATAGAGTATGTACCGATGCCTGAGGATCTTAGAGGAAGATACCAATATTATACTTGTGCGGAGATGAAAAAATTAAAGTCAGTGGGATATACAGAGGAATTCCATACATTGGAAGAGGGAGTAAAGGATTACGTTCAAAATCATTTGGCTAAAGAAAATCCATATCTATAA
- the trxA gene encoding thioredoxin has protein sequence MSKVIYTDEAGFDTVIQDGIVLVDFYADWCGPCKMLAPILDELSEEVTAKIVKVNVDDNPGLSQKYGVRSIPTMIAFKNGEAVDQIIGLVQKGDLTKKLNSY, from the coding sequence ATGAGTAAAGTTATATATACCGATGAAGCTGGTTTCGATACTGTTATCCAAGATGGGATTGTTTTAGTTGATTTTTATGCTGACTGGTGTGGTCCTTGTAAGATGTTAGCTCCAATTTTAGATGAATTATCTGAAGAAGTTACTGCCAAGATCGTCAAAGTAAATGTAGATGATAATCCTGGATTATCTCAAAAATATGGTGTTAGAAGTATCCCTACTATGATAGCTTTTAAAAATGGAGAAGCTGTGGATCAAATAATAGGACTGGTTCAAAAAGGAGATTTAACTAAAAAATTAAATTCATATTAA